From one Rubrobacter xylanophilus genomic stretch:
- a CDS encoding Nramp family divalent metal transporter, with amino-acid sequence MADVTGGVRREDTERAPRTWGERLRFVGPGLVVAATGVGAGDMVSSLSAGTNFGTVLIWAIVIGALLKYVLTEGLGRWYMASGTTILEGWRSLGLWASLYFVIYLLIVTFVFGAAVISASALATTAMFPGVMPLWAWAVLHGIFGFVVIGIGRYRLFERIMEFFVGLMFVTVIGLAIMLTPNLGELALGVVVPRIPEGSLLYALAVIGGVGGTFTLASYPYWVRERGWSRPAWIPTMRLDLSVGYLFTALFMVSMLVIGAELLFARGEGISGGEGLVALSDPIRERFGALASWFFLIGFWAAATSSILGAWNGAAYLFADSVRTILRVPDERAEEYLSETGLWFRLMLVWITFPPMLLLSFGQPVLLVVIYAALGAFFMPFMAFTLLWLLNSRRVPPEYRNGWLSNAMLAAAILLFVVVGVQEVAGAL; translated from the coding sequence GTGGCTGACGTTACCGGCGGTGTTCGGCGGGAGGATACGGAGCGGGCTCCGAGGACGTGGGGCGAGCGTCTGAGGTTCGTGGGGCCGGGGCTGGTCGTTGCGGCGACGGGGGTGGGGGCGGGGGACATGGTCTCTTCGCTCTCGGCGGGGACCAACTTCGGGACCGTTCTGATCTGGGCGATCGTCATCGGGGCGCTGCTCAAGTACGTGCTCACGGAGGGGCTTGGGCGGTGGTACATGGCGAGCGGGACGACCATCCTCGAGGGCTGGCGGTCGCTCGGGCTGTGGGCGAGCCTGTACTTCGTGATCTATCTGCTCATAGTCACCTTCGTCTTCGGGGCGGCGGTGATCTCGGCCTCTGCGCTGGCGACCACGGCGATGTTCCCCGGGGTGATGCCGCTGTGGGCGTGGGCGGTGCTGCACGGCATCTTCGGTTTTGTGGTCATCGGCATCGGGCGCTACAGGCTCTTCGAGCGGATCATGGAGTTCTTCGTGGGCCTGATGTTCGTGACGGTGATAGGGCTTGCGATCATGCTGACCCCCAACCTCGGGGAGCTGGCGCTCGGGGTGGTCGTCCCCCGGATACCGGAGGGGTCATTGCTCTACGCGCTGGCGGTCATCGGCGGGGTCGGGGGGACCTTCACGCTGGCCTCCTACCCCTACTGGGTGCGCGAGCGGGGCTGGAGCCGGCCGGCCTGGATCCCGACGATGCGGCTGGACCTGAGCGTGGGCTACCTCTTCACCGCGCTGTTCATGGTCTCCATGCTGGTGATAGGCGCGGAGCTGCTCTTCGCCCGGGGCGAGGGGATCAGCGGTGGGGAGGGTCTCGTGGCCCTCTCGGACCCCATCCGGGAGCGCTTCGGGGCCCTGGCGAGCTGGTTCTTCCTCATCGGCTTCTGGGCCGCGGCCACGAGCTCCATCCTCGGTGCCTGGAACGGTGCGGCCTACCTGTTCGCCGACTCGGTCCGCACCATCCTGAGGGTGCCGGACGAGCGGGCCGAGGAGTACCTCTCGGAGACGGGCCTCTGGTTCCGGCTGATGCTGGTGTGGATCACCTTCCCGCCCATGCTCCTGCTCTCCTTCGGCCAGCCGGTCTTGCTGGTGGTGATCTACGCCGCGCTGGGAGCCTTCTTCATGCCGTTCATGGCCTTCACCCTGCTCTGGCTGCTCAACTCCCGGCGGGTGCCCCCAGAATACCGTAACGGCTGGCTCTCCAACGCCATGCTCGCCGCCGCGATCCTGCTGTTCGTGGTGGTGGGGGTGCAGGAGGTGGCCGGAGCCCTCTAG
- a CDS encoding calcium-binding protein → MTLRQKSAPPLAGLPRAEPAASRLPGFLLAAFGVLLIVLSVPDLASGAVLGGREDETLRGGARDDALVALAGHDALWGLGGRDLLAGGPGDDELYGGAGADVLLGGEGSDFIEGADGEPDRILCGPGEDVVNADPQDRVAPDCETVYRD, encoded by the coding sequence TTGACCCTCAGACAGAAGTCCGCTCCACCGCTCGCCGGGCTCCCGCGCGCCGAACCCGCCGCTTCCCGGCTGCCCGGGTTCCTGCTCGCGGCGTTCGGGGTGCTGCTCATCGTCCTCTCCGTGCCGGACCTCGCCTCCGGCGCCGTGCTCGGGGGGCGGGAGGACGAGACGCTGCGGGGCGGTGCCCGGGACGACGCCCTCGTCGCGCTCGCCGGGCACGACGCGTTGTGGGGGCTGGGGGGCCGGGATCTGCTGGCCGGCGGCCCGGGGGACGACGAGCTCTACGGCGGCGCCGGGGCCGACGTGCTGCTCGGCGGGGAGGGCTCCGACTTCATCGAGGGAGCCGACGGCGAGCCGGACCGCATCCTCTGCGGTCCCGGAGAGGACGTGGTCAACGCCGACCCTCAGGACCGCGTGGCCCCCGACTGCGAGACCGTCTACCGGGACTGA
- the glgP gene encoding alpha-glucan family phosphorylase, whose protein sequence is MSEEARIPETLSRLPELAYNLLWSWRPEISELFARLDGELWEQSGHNPVLLLLHTRNLEAAARDGGFLAAYERALEALEGYLGAPIRGDLPGPVAYFSAEFGLHESLPVYSGGLGVLAGDHLKSASDLGVPMVGVGILYSEGYFRQRIGPDGRQQEVYEALDPGKLPVRPLLDDEGREVRIEVGLPGRGLLLRIWRVEVGRVPLLLLDANLPENAPEDRRITARLYGGGPRTRIAQELVLGVGGVRALRAAGFSPAVFHMNEGHAAFSGLERMREFVLAGRSFEAAWEEAASTGVFTTHTPVPAGHDAFPPELFWEFMSGWPEKLGTSPEGLWALGRAGAGDAFNMTALAMNLSAATNAVSALHRGVTEKMWGRPVTHVTNGVHTESWLAPRLAALFDRYGRGWRVAVDDPEAWRFVREIPAAELWEAHVEAKREALALVKRVSGRPLDPEALTIGFARRFATYKRATLLLRDPERLRRIAEDPERPVQFVFAGKAHPADEPGKAFIRELHGAAEALGGRLVVLEDYDIGIARYLVQGVDVWLNNPRRPLEASGTSGQKAALNGVPNLSVLDGWWPEAYNGRNGWAVGEEREYASEEEQDAVDAAALYAALEEEVVPLYYRREKSGVPEGWVEVMREAIATVAPAFSARRMVRDYLRGLYLPRLPKGL, encoded by the coding sequence GTGTCCGAAGAAGCGCGCATCCCCGAAACCCTGAGCCGGCTCCCGGAGCTGGCGTACAACCTCCTCTGGAGCTGGCGGCCGGAGATCTCAGAGCTCTTCGCCCGGCTGGACGGCGAGCTGTGGGAGCAGAGCGGACACAACCCGGTGCTCCTCCTGCTGCATACCCGCAACCTGGAGGCCGCGGCCCGGGACGGCGGCTTCCTCGCCGCCTACGAGCGGGCGCTGGAGGCCCTGGAAGGGTACCTCGGAGCTCCCATCCGGGGAGACCTCCCGGGCCCCGTGGCCTACTTCTCGGCCGAGTTCGGGCTGCACGAATCGCTCCCCGTGTACTCCGGAGGGCTCGGGGTGCTGGCGGGCGACCACCTGAAGAGCGCCTCGGACCTCGGGGTCCCCATGGTGGGCGTGGGAATCCTGTACTCCGAGGGCTACTTCCGCCAGCGGATCGGGCCGGACGGGCGGCAGCAGGAGGTCTACGAGGCGCTGGATCCCGGGAAGCTGCCGGTGAGGCCCCTGCTCGACGACGAAGGCCGCGAGGTGCGAATCGAGGTGGGGCTTCCCGGACGCGGGCTCCTGCTCCGGATCTGGCGGGTGGAGGTCGGGCGGGTGCCGCTGCTCCTGCTCGACGCGAACCTGCCGGAGAACGCCCCGGAGGACCGGAGGATCACCGCCCGCCTCTACGGCGGCGGGCCCCGCACCCGGATAGCCCAGGAGCTGGTCCTGGGCGTCGGCGGGGTGCGGGCGCTGCGGGCCGCCGGCTTCTCCCCGGCGGTCTTCCACATGAACGAGGGGCACGCGGCCTTCTCCGGGCTGGAGAGGATGCGCGAGTTCGTCCTCGCCGGCCGGTCCTTCGAGGCGGCCTGGGAGGAAGCGGCATCCACCGGGGTCTTCACGACCCACACCCCGGTGCCCGCCGGCCACGACGCCTTCCCTCCGGAGCTCTTCTGGGAGTTCATGTCCGGCTGGCCGGAAAAGCTCGGCACCTCGCCCGAGGGGCTCTGGGCCCTCGGACGCGCGGGCGCCGGCGACGCCTTCAACATGACGGCGCTGGCGATGAACCTCTCCGCCGCGACCAACGCGGTCTCGGCGCTGCACCGCGGGGTCACCGAAAAGATGTGGGGCCGCCCCGTAACCCACGTCACCAACGGGGTCCACACCGAAAGCTGGCTCGCCCCCCGGCTGGCCGCCCTCTTCGACCGATACGGCCGGGGCTGGAGGGTGGCTGTGGACGATCCGGAGGCCTGGAGGTTCGTCCGGGAGATCCCCGCCGCCGAGCTCTGGGAGGCCCACGTGGAGGCCAAGCGGGAGGCTCTGGCGCTCGTGAAGAGGGTCTCGGGCCGCCCTCTGGACCCGGAGGCGCTCACCATCGGGTTCGCCCGGCGCTTCGCCACCTACAAGCGGGCCACGCTGCTGCTGCGCGACCCCGAACGCCTGCGGCGGATCGCCGAAGACCCGGAGCGCCCGGTGCAGTTCGTCTTCGCCGGCAAGGCCCACCCCGCCGACGAGCCGGGCAAGGCCTTCATCCGGGAGCTGCACGGGGCGGCCGAAGCCCTCGGCGGGCGGCTGGTCGTCCTGGAGGACTACGACATCGGGATCGCCCGGTATCTGGTGCAGGGGGTGGACGTGTGGCTCAACAACCCGAGGAGGCCGCTCGAGGCCAGCGGCACCTCCGGCCAGAAGGCCGCCCTCAACGGTGTCCCCAACCTCAGCGTACTGGACGGGTGGTGGCCGGAGGCGTACAACGGCAGGAACGGCTGGGCCGTCGGAGAAGAGCGGGAGTACGCCTCCGAGGAGGAGCAGGACGCCGTGGACGCCGCGGCGCTCTACGCGGCGCTCGAGGAGGAGGTCGTCCCCCTCTACTACCGGCGGGAAAAGAGCGGCGTCCCGGAGGGCTGGGTCGAGGTGATGCGGGAGGCCATAGCCACCGTCGCGCCCGCCTTCTCCGCCCGGCGCATGGTCCGCGACTACCTCCGCGGGCTCTACCTGCCACGGCTGCCGAAAGGGTTGTGA
- a CDS encoding ATP-dependent Clp protease ATP-binding subunit, which produces MLHNLLQQHSQGPGSLFEALSREAQEAVMRAREASAGSGGEAAIGTDHLLAGIVSGDNVATEALRRAGADVEGMRAKFREQRGDPGEKVYTFTPSAKRALQLSFTAARQMGAPQVGAEHLLLGLLGEGDGNAYRILSQHGAGDAEALRREILRLLQQRGGQVGAGMPGAASGGTGMPGGPQGPHSRTPVLDQVSRDLTRMAREGELDPVIGRAGEIARVVRILSRRTKNNPVLIGEAGVGKTAIAEGLAQRIVSEDVPEVLKGKRVVALDVGALVAGTRFRGDFEERMKQLLAELQQEEKNIILFIDELHTIVGAGGAEGAVTASNMLKPALARGELQVVGATTLDEYRKNIEKDPALERRFQPVLVEEPTVDETIAILFGLRDRYEAHHRVRISDEAIIAAAQLSERYITDRFLPDKAIDLLDEAAAEVRLRSTVPPVDLKRIEEEIASLENQKEDAVRAEDYERAAQYKQRIEQLKLELREKQEGWAGNREANAPEVRREDIARILEEWTGIPATNIVQEEAERLLNLEDVLHERVIGQDEAVKAVAEAIRRARAGIKDPKRPVGSFIFLGPTGVGKTELARTLAEYLFGEEEAMIRIDMSEYQEKHTVSRLVGAPPGYVGYEEAGQLTEQIRRRPYSVVLFDEIEKAHPDIFNTLLQILDDGRLTDAQGRTVDFRNAVIIMTSNVGSQHLVSERQFGFTAREGVDFREMERRARNALEQTFRPEFLNRIDEIIVFRPLSKEDVMRIVDIMLRRLNKHLESQRISVEVTPEAREFLAEEGYDPKFGARPLSRAIRRHIENPLSSSIIEGGFGPGDTVVVDRDGDRLTFRAKAPVS; this is translated from the coding sequence ATGTTGCACAATCTGCTCCAGCAGCATTCACAGGGGCCTGGCAGTCTCTTCGAGGCGCTCTCCCGGGAGGCTCAGGAAGCGGTGATGCGTGCCCGGGAGGCCTCTGCGGGCTCTGGCGGGGAGGCCGCCATCGGCACCGACCATCTGCTGGCCGGGATCGTCTCCGGGGACAACGTGGCCACGGAGGCGCTGCGGCGCGCGGGGGCCGACGTTGAGGGCATGCGGGCCAAGTTCCGCGAGCAGCGGGGGGATCCCGGGGAGAAGGTCTACACCTTCACCCCCAGCGCCAAGCGGGCGCTGCAGCTCTCCTTCACGGCGGCGAGGCAGATGGGCGCGCCGCAGGTCGGTGCCGAGCACCTGCTGCTCGGGCTGCTCGGCGAGGGTGACGGCAACGCCTACCGCATCCTCTCCCAGCACGGGGCGGGGGATGCCGAGGCGCTGCGGCGTGAGATCCTGCGCCTGCTGCAGCAGCGCGGCGGGCAGGTGGGGGCCGGGATGCCCGGTGCGGCGTCTGGCGGCACGGGGATGCCCGGCGGGCCGCAGGGGCCGCACAGCCGGACCCCGGTGCTCGACCAGGTCAGCCGCGACCTCACCCGGATGGCGCGCGAGGGCGAGCTCGACCCCGTCATCGGGCGGGCCGGCGAGATAGCCCGGGTGGTACGCATCCTCTCGCGGCGCACCAAGAACAACCCCGTGCTCATCGGCGAGGCCGGCGTGGGCAAGACCGCCATCGCCGAGGGGCTGGCCCAGCGGATAGTCTCCGAGGACGTGCCCGAGGTGCTCAAGGGCAAGCGGGTCGTCGCCCTCGACGTCGGGGCGCTGGTCGCCGGCACCCGCTTCCGCGGGGACTTCGAGGAGCGGATGAAGCAGCTGCTCGCCGAGCTGCAGCAGGAGGAGAAGAACATAATCCTGTTCATCGACGAGCTGCACACCATCGTCGGCGCGGGTGGCGCCGAGGGGGCGGTGACCGCCTCCAACATGCTCAAGCCCGCGCTCGCCCGGGGCGAGCTGCAGGTCGTCGGGGCCACCACCCTCGACGAATACCGCAAGAACATTGAGAAGGATCCGGCGCTCGAGCGGCGCTTCCAGCCGGTCCTGGTCGAGGAGCCCACGGTGGACGAGACCATCGCCATCCTCTTCGGGCTCAGGGACCGCTACGAGGCTCACCACCGGGTGCGGATCTCGGACGAGGCCATCATCGCGGCCGCGCAGCTCTCCGAGCGGTACATCACCGACCGCTTCCTGCCGGACAAGGCCATAGACCTGCTGGACGAGGCGGCCGCCGAGGTGCGCCTGCGCTCGACGGTGCCGCCGGTGGACCTCAAGCGGATCGAGGAGGAGATAGCCTCTCTCGAGAACCAGAAGGAGGACGCGGTGCGGGCCGAGGACTACGAGCGGGCCGCCCAGTACAAGCAGCGTATAGAGCAGCTCAAGCTCGAGCTGCGGGAGAAGCAGGAGGGCTGGGCCGGCAACCGGGAGGCCAACGCGCCCGAGGTCCGACGGGAGGACATCGCCCGCATCCTGGAGGAGTGGACCGGCATCCCGGCCACCAACATCGTCCAGGAGGAGGCCGAGCGGCTGTTGAACCTGGAGGACGTGCTGCACGAGCGGGTCATCGGGCAGGACGAGGCCGTGAAGGCCGTCGCCGAGGCCATAAGGCGGGCCCGCGCGGGGATAAAGGACCCCAAGCGTCCGGTCGGGAGCTTCATCTTCCTCGGGCCCACGGGCGTGGGCAAGACCGAGCTCGCCCGCACCCTCGCCGAGTACCTCTTCGGCGAGGAGGAGGCGATGATCCGGATCGACATGAGCGAGTACCAGGAGAAGCACACCGTCAGCCGGCTGGTGGGCGCGCCTCCGGGCTACGTGGGCTACGAGGAGGCCGGGCAGCTCACCGAGCAGATCCGGCGCCGGCCCTACAGCGTGGTGCTCTTCGACGAGATCGAGAAGGCCCACCCCGACATCTTCAACACGCTGCTGCAGATTTTGGACGACGGGCGGCTCACCGACGCCCAGGGGCGGACGGTGGACTTCCGCAACGCGGTCATCATCATGACCTCCAACGTCGGGAGCCAGCACCTGGTCTCCGAGCGGCAGTTCGGGTTCACCGCCCGCGAGGGCGTGGACTTCCGGGAGATGGAGCGCCGGGCCAGGAACGCCCTGGAGCAGACCTTCCGCCCGGAGTTCCTGAACCGGATCGACGAGATCATCGTCTTCCGGCCGCTCTCCAAGGAGGACGTGATGCGGATCGTGGACATCATGCTCCGGCGGCTGAACAAGCACCTGGAGAGCCAGCGGATCTCCGTGGAGGTGACCCCGGAGGCCCGGGAGTTCCTGGCCGAGGAGGGCTACGACCCGAAGTTCGGCGCCCGGCCGCTCTCCCGTGCGATCCGGCGCCACATCGAGAACCCGCTCTCCAGCAGCATTATCGAGGGCGGGTTCGGCCCGGGCGACACGGTGGTCGTGGACCGCGACGGCGACCGGCTGACCTTCCGGGCGAAGGCCCCGGTCTCCTGA
- a CDS encoding QueT transporter family protein yields the protein MVPAHAARARTVAVAGVVGALYVVLSLAVAPIAFGPLQFRVGEALKPLVIKHPAVIPALGVGTVIINLFSPFAGVLELAFMPVVDMVGGALCWFVARAVGGTFGSYLASFVYAVFTAAGVGVVLHVAAGLPYLPSFASVAASEVILLLAGNAVLVRRV from the coding sequence TTGGTCCCGGCTCACGCGGCACGGGCGCGCACGGTGGCGGTCGCCGGGGTGGTGGGCGCCCTCTACGTCGTGCTCTCCCTGGCGGTGGCCCCCATCGCCTTCGGCCCGCTGCAGTTCCGCGTGGGGGAGGCGCTCAAACCCCTCGTCATAAAGCACCCCGCCGTCATACCGGCCCTCGGGGTGGGCACCGTGATCATCAACCTCTTCTCGCCGTTCGCCGGGGTGCTGGAGCTGGCCTTCATGCCGGTCGTGGACATGGTCGGCGGCGCTCTGTGCTGGTTCGTCGCCCGCGCCGTCGGCGGGACCTTCGGAAGCTACCTGGCCTCCTTCGTCTACGCCGTCTTCACCGCCGCCGGCGTCGGCGTCGTGCTGCACGTGGCCGCAGGACTCCCCTACCTGCCCTCCTTCGCTTCCGTCGCCGCTTCCGAGGTCATCCTGCTGCTCGCCGGAAACGCCGTGCTGGTGCGCCGGGTCTAG
- the ggt gene encoding gamma-glutamyltransferase: MFRSEGAASRTEVRRPDGGGRSTVYGKRGAVACEHPLAAIEGIRVLDEGGNAADACVAMAACLAVVAPMTTGMGGDAFLLYYEAESGRVVGANGSGRAPREATIEELRSRGVKEMPERGGLSVTVPGAVRLWEDAAKRLGRLPLERLLAPARRYAEEGFPVTEVVSRYWEVAEELLGRREASARCFLPEGRVPRPGELFRQPDLARTLALVAESGADAFYGGEVARRIARAVREDGGYLSEEDLASHETAWVEPIHTDYRGLRVYEIPPPGQGIAALEMLNVLEGFEMGSLDPCGAERIHLEVEAKKLAFRDLFEKVGDPEFAAVPVEELLSKEYAARLREEISPERAAVPSVGPALGTDTTYLCAVDAEGNGCSFINSLYMGFGSGVVADGTGVCLQNRGRSFRLVEGHPNALAPGKRPMHTIIPGLVTRDGALWAVFGVMGGPMQPQGHTQLLSNLIDHRMSPQEAVDHPRHFHDHEGDVLLVEGRVPPPELERLRRMGHRVEVGPDYAIPTGGAQLIRVLEGGVRACGSDPRKDGCALAQ; the protein is encoded by the coding sequence ATGTTCCGGAGCGAGGGCGCGGCCTCGAGGACGGAGGTCCGGCGGCCGGATGGCGGGGGGCGATCCACGGTGTACGGGAAGCGGGGGGCGGTTGCCTGCGAGCACCCGCTGGCCGCGATAGAAGGGATCCGGGTGCTGGACGAGGGGGGAAACGCCGCCGACGCCTGCGTGGCGATGGCGGCCTGCCTGGCCGTGGTCGCCCCGATGACCACCGGCATGGGCGGGGACGCCTTCCTGCTCTACTACGAGGCGGAGAGCGGCCGGGTGGTGGGGGCCAACGGCTCCGGCCGTGCGCCGCGGGAGGCGACCATCGAGGAGCTGCGCTCCCGGGGCGTCAAGGAGATGCCGGAGCGCGGCGGGCTCTCGGTGACGGTCCCCGGCGCGGTCCGGCTGTGGGAGGACGCCGCGAAGAGGCTCGGCCGGCTCCCGCTGGAGCGGCTGCTCGCGCCGGCCCGCCGGTACGCGGAGGAGGGCTTCCCGGTAACGGAGGTGGTCTCCCGCTACTGGGAGGTGGCGGAGGAGCTTCTGGGGAGGCGGGAGGCCTCGGCGCGCTGTTTTCTGCCCGAAGGCCGGGTCCCGCGCCCCGGGGAGCTCTTCCGGCAGCCGGATCTTGCACGCACCCTGGCGCTCGTGGCCGAGTCCGGGGCGGATGCCTTCTACGGGGGCGAGGTGGCCCGCAGGATCGCCCGGGCGGTGCGGGAGGACGGCGGCTACCTCTCGGAGGAGGATCTCGCGTCCCACGAGACGGCCTGGGTTGAGCCCATCCACACCGACTACCGGGGGCTGAGGGTTTACGAGATCCCGCCTCCCGGACAGGGCATAGCGGCGCTGGAGATGCTCAACGTCCTCGAGGGCTTTGAGATGGGTTCGCTCGATCCCTGCGGGGCCGAGCGGATCCACCTGGAGGTCGAGGCGAAGAAGCTGGCCTTCCGGGACCTCTTCGAGAAGGTGGGCGACCCGGAGTTCGCCGCGGTGCCGGTGGAGGAGCTTCTCTCCAAAGAGTACGCGGCCCGGCTGCGGGAGGAGATCTCGCCGGAGCGTGCCGCCGTTCCCTCGGTCGGCCCGGCGCTCGGGACCGACACCACCTACCTGTGCGCGGTGGACGCCGAGGGCAACGGCTGCTCGTTCATAAACAGCCTGTACATGGGCTTCGGCAGCGGCGTCGTGGCCGACGGCACCGGCGTGTGCCTGCAGAACCGGGGACGCTCCTTCCGGCTGGTCGAGGGGCACCCCAACGCCCTCGCCCCCGGCAAACGGCCGATGCACACCATCATCCCGGGGCTGGTGACCCGCGACGGGGCGCTGTGGGCCGTCTTCGGGGTGATGGGCGGCCCGATGCAGCCGCAGGGCCACACGCAGCTGCTCTCGAACCTGATCGACCACCGCATGTCTCCCCAGGAGGCGGTGGACCACCCCCGGCACTTCCACGACCACGAGGGGGACGTGCTGCTGGTGGAGGGACGTGTCCCGCCTCCCGAGCTGGAACGGCTGCGCCGGATGGGCCACCGGGTCGAGGTCGGTCCGGACTACGCCATCCCCACCGGCGGGGCCCAGCTCATACGCGTCCTGGAGGGTGGCGTGCGGGCCTGCGGGAGCGACCCCCGCAAGGACGGCTGCGCGCTGGCTCAGTAG
- a CDS encoding glutathione binding-like protein, whose protein sequence is MARPIELYYWPTPNGHKITIFCEEAGVPYEIRPVDITAGDQFREEFLRISPNNKMPAIVDPEGPGGEPISVFESGAILIYLGEKTGKFYPQEPRKKYRTLEWLMFQMGTVGPMLGQNHHFRAYAPEKIPYAIERYTNEAARIYRVIDRRLSESEYVAGEEYTIADMAIFPWLISHERQGQRLEDFPNLKRWYGAIESRPAVRRALEVGKELRRSAEEMDERAREVLFGKRQYGR, encoded by the coding sequence GTGGCGAGACCCATAGAGCTCTACTACTGGCCCACGCCCAACGGGCACAAGATCACGATCTTCTGCGAGGAGGCCGGGGTACCCTACGAGATAAGGCCGGTGGACATCACCGCCGGAGACCAGTTCAGGGAGGAGTTCCTCCGCATAAGCCCCAACAACAAGATGCCGGCCATCGTGGACCCCGAGGGGCCCGGCGGGGAGCCCATCAGCGTCTTCGAGTCGGGGGCCATCTTGATCTACCTCGGCGAGAAGACCGGCAAATTCTACCCGCAGGAGCCGCGCAAAAAGTACCGGACGCTGGAGTGGCTGATGTTCCAGATGGGCACCGTCGGCCCGATGCTGGGGCAGAACCACCACTTCCGGGCCTACGCTCCGGAGAAGATCCCCTACGCCATCGAGCGCTACACCAACGAGGCCGCCAGGATCTACCGGGTCATAGACCGCAGGCTCTCCGAGAGCGAGTACGTCGCGGGCGAGGAGTACACCATCGCGGACATGGCGATCTTCCCCTGGCTGATCTCCCACGAGCGGCAGGGCCAGCGGCTGGAGGACTTCCCCAACCTGAAACGCTGGTACGGGGCCATCGAGTCCCGCCCGGCCGTGAGGCGTGCGCTCGAGGTCGGAAAGGAGCTGCGCCGCTCCGCGGAGGAGATGGACGAGCGAGCCCGCGAAGTGCTCTTCGGGAAGAGGCAGTACGGGCGATGA